Proteins encoded together in one Lysinibacillus sp. FSL K6-0232 window:
- a CDS encoding MarR family winged helix-turn-helix transcriptional regulator: MKNHTLGTLTWIRMMRFTTQSNHLSNEFLKRFDLTTAQFDVLMQIKTYAPITQSQLAEKVTVTQGGMSRMLARLEKEGLIMRKQNWKTKTISLTIKGEQMLDAATPSQLHFQSSFFEDILTEEEIKSLYNMLTKLEKHSREKQLPPM, translated from the coding sequence ATGAAAAATCATACATTAGGCACATTAACATGGATTCGGATGATGCGCTTTACAACGCAAAGTAATCACCTGTCCAATGAATTTTTAAAACGCTTTGATTTAACCACTGCACAATTTGATGTGCTCATGCAAATAAAAACCTATGCGCCTATTACGCAATCCCAATTAGCGGAGAAAGTAACCGTTACGCAGGGTGGAATGTCCCGTATGCTTGCCCGACTTGAAAAAGAGGGGCTTATTATGCGTAAGCAAAATTGGAAGACTAAAACGATTTCGCTAACAATAAAAGGGGAACAGATGCTAGATGCTGCAACACCAAGCCAGCTTCACTTCCAGTCTTCATTTTTTGAAGATATATTAACAGAAGAAGAAATAAAATCTTTATATAATATGCTGACAAAGCTTGAAAAGCATAGTCGAGAAAAGCAATTGCCACCAATGTAA
- the cdaS gene encoding sporulation-specific diadenylate cyclase CdaS, producing MDTINCDFSPMKETLKEELLQVILSLQQSIEEMDTDTNCLLGNFEKIKEKFMTIEMKAATFYLNCYLSPFTEKYPELSYSVQNMSTRKHGGLIVIEREDSLQHLIQPGVHIGAEVTHSLLESIFFPGNPLHDGAVLIHHNVIESAANVLPLSERYTGEKKLGTRHRAALGLSEMSDALIMIVSEETGRISFAFHGNLYPITPHGII from the coding sequence ATGGATACGATCAATTGCGACTTTTCGCCAATGAAGGAAACGTTAAAGGAGGAGCTGCTTCAAGTAATTTTATCATTGCAGCAAAGCATAGAGGAAATGGACACAGACACAAACTGCCTTCTTGGTAATTTTGAAAAAATTAAAGAGAAATTTATGACCATTGAAATGAAAGCCGCTACATTTTATTTGAATTGCTATCTTTCCCCATTTACCGAAAAATATCCAGAACTATCGTATAGCGTGCAAAATATGTCCACGAGAAAGCATGGTGGTTTAATTGTGATTGAACGTGAAGATTCGTTACAGCATTTGATTCAGCCCGGTGTACATATTGGTGCGGAGGTGACACATTCATTGCTGGAATCTATTTTCTTTCCGGGGAATCCACTACATGATGGAGCAGTGCTAATTCATCATAATGTGATTGAGTCAGCCGCAAATGTACTACCATTATCAGAGCGTTATACAGGTGAAAAGAAATTAGGCACAAGGCATCGTGCTGCATTAGGCTTAAGTGAAATGAGTGATGCACTGATTATGATTGTATCAGAAGAAACAGGTAGAATTTCTTTTGCCTTTCATGGCAACTTATATCCAATTACACCACATGGTATTATATAG
- a CDS encoding acyl-phosphate glycerol 3-phosphate acyltransferase produces the protein MNQQKMPPALLRLIVIFPNVLSYFLLFGLIVFVITNYEALKANDNLTVWLIFIAVLGPAAMYTTFSIVKKIRAGHM, from the coding sequence ATGAATCAACAAAAGATGCCACCAGCACTCTTGCGCTTAATCGTCATTTTTCCAAATGTGCTGAGTTATTTTTTATTATTTGGTCTAATCGTCTTTGTCATCACAAACTATGAAGCATTGAAGGCAAATGATAATTTAACCGTCTGGCTTATTTTTATCGCTGTGCTAGGACCTGCTGCTATGTATACGACCTTTAGTATTGTGAAAAAAATTCGCGCAGGACATATGTAA
- a CDS encoding methyl-accepting chemotaxis protein yields MRNSMKWKMLLEIMIIVVLIIGAFSIYIYRATYKSEKSNGEALANSIVMGLEAAIQSREKAEEIMEKEMIAESVMASYILDQGATHEDLKAIAERGGIDEIWSTDDKGNTTVTSIAPAIDFNFGADPNGQAAEYMQLLEGSAQEIVQKAQFRDIDNEFFKFVGVGSWNPATPQIIQVARNGQQLLDLEASIGGESYINELNQYLSSTVLYAAIVDEAGQVIAATADKDLAAIGFKSAHFSTHQATDFSGRYDGTRVTQYVKPLSNGTSLAIIVSNKILSHILIGTIVASLIVVCVIFFITGVSIARQVNRINNVRDSLEEISKGEADLTKRIPINAQDEIGRLVASFNGMMDNFQIIMRELKQGANDIKAATYTIQENAHDTLDSAATIQQESSQVAQASFAQQQNTEDSTHSMEELARGIQHISESIAEISTISRNTEENADNGLQIMRTLQQQLVTIHEKTDFAVIGTQELEKLSAMIGEFTNVITGISDQTNLLALNASIEAARAGEAGKGFAVVAEEVRKLAEDSKVAADRITQVVVDVQKETANMVITIQSTADVLHAGRSVVEEAQQSFEGIHNDVQVLATQVDLVSSSTEEIAASTEEVTATMEDVSLLAKQTSNSVDAVAQKAKHQAQSMEGMTAFIDQLNATAESLQQSAGKYKV; encoded by the coding sequence ATGAGAAATTCAATGAAATGGAAGATGCTGCTGGAGATTATGATCATCGTTGTATTGATTATTGGTGCATTTTCTATTTATATTTACCGAGCTACATATAAAAGTGAAAAGAGCAATGGAGAGGCACTTGCTAACTCTATTGTGATGGGATTAGAAGCAGCGATTCAATCCCGAGAAAAGGCTGAAGAAATCATGGAGAAAGAAATGATTGCTGAATCCGTAATGGCATCGTATATTCTTGACCAAGGTGCAACACATGAAGATTTAAAAGCGATTGCTGAGCGTGGAGGTATAGATGAAATTTGGAGTACAGATGATAAAGGTAATACAACCGTAACATCGATTGCACCAGCTATTGACTTTAATTTTGGTGCAGACCCAAATGGGCAAGCGGCGGAATATATGCAATTATTGGAGGGCAGTGCACAGGAAATTGTCCAAAAGGCACAGTTCCGTGATATTGACAATGAATTTTTTAAATTTGTCGGTGTAGGTAGTTGGAATCCTGCAACACCACAAATTATACAAGTAGCACGTAATGGTCAGCAGCTATTAGATTTAGAAGCGAGCATTGGCGGTGAATCTTATATTAATGAGCTGAACCAATATTTATCTTCAACGGTGCTATATGCGGCAATTGTAGATGAAGCAGGTCAGGTGATTGCAGCAACAGCCGATAAAGATTTAGCAGCTATCGGTTTTAAGTCTGCTCACTTTTCTACACATCAAGCAACAGATTTTTCAGGGCGTTATGATGGAACACGTGTGACGCAATATGTAAAGCCACTATCCAATGGTACATCTTTAGCTATTATTGTTTCGAATAAAATTCTTTCACATATTTTAATTGGCACCATTGTGGCATCATTAATTGTGGTTTGTGTTATTTTCTTTATTACAGGTGTATCTATTGCTCGACAGGTCAATCGTATTAATAATGTACGTGACTCTTTGGAGGAGATCAGTAAAGGTGAAGCCGATTTAACGAAGCGAATCCCTATTAATGCGCAAGATGAAATTGGGCGATTAGTTGCTTCATTTAATGGCATGATGGACAATTTCCAAATAATTATGCGGGAATTAAAGCAAGGTGCGAACGACATTAAAGCAGCGACATATACCATTCAAGAAAATGCCCATGACACACTTGATTCCGCTGCTACAATTCAACAAGAATCAAGCCAAGTTGCACAGGCATCCTTTGCACAGCAACAAAATACGGAAGATAGCACGCATTCAATGGAAGAATTAGCACGAGGTATTCAACATATTTCAGAATCCATTGCTGAAATTTCTACTATTTCTCGTAACACAGAGGAAAATGCTGATAATGGCTTACAAATTATGCGTACACTTCAGCAGCAATTAGTAACGATTCATGAAAAAACAGATTTTGCGGTTATCGGTACACAGGAATTAGAAAAATTATCCGCAATGATTGGAGAATTTACCAATGTCATCACAGGTATTTCCGATCAAACGAATTTACTAGCATTAAATGCTTCTATTGAAGCGGCTCGTGCTGGAGAAGCAGGAAAAGGCTTTGCAGTCGTAGCCGAGGAAGTGCGTAAATTGGCAGAAGATTCTAAAGTCGCAGCAGATCGCATTACACAAGTAGTAGTAGATGTTCAAAAAGAAACCGCTAATATGGTGATAACTATTCAATCGACAGCAGATGTTTTACATGCGGGGCGTTCCGTTGTGGAGGAAGCACAACAATCCTTCGAGGGCATTCATAATGATGTACAAGTGCTGGCAACACAGGTGGATTTAGTATCTAGCTCAACAGAGGAGATTGCTGCAAGCACAGAGGAAGTAACAGCAACGATGGAGGATGTATCATTGCTCGCAAAGCAAACATCTAACAGTGTTGATGCCGTTGCACAAAAGGCAAAACATCAAGCACAAAGCATGGAGGGCATGACAGCATTTATCGATCAATTAAATGCAACAGCCGAAAGCCTTCAGCAATCCGCAGGCAAATATAAAGTATAA
- the rnz gene encoding ribonuclease Z, with translation MQLHFLGTGAGMPSKDRNTSALMVKLLDEIGEMWLFDCGEATQHQILHTSLKPRKVTKVFITHLHGDHILGLPGFLSSRSFQGGDESLTIFGPAGLQQWIEQTLALSNTHLTYAVHFVEVQEGIIFEDDYFTIYAKELRHVVPCYGYRIEQKDLPGELLIEKAQALGIPKGPLLGQLKKGQHIVLDNGTVIQAKDVTAPPKKGFTLTILGDTKYCQEAVQLAMNADIVVHEATFDGTMTDLATKYGHATNTEAAKVAQQAGASYLLLNHLSARFLPQDLPQFLAQAQHVFPQTLLTADHTTFTWHNNQLL, from the coding sequence GTGCAGCTACATTTTTTAGGAACAGGTGCAGGCATGCCTTCAAAAGATCGTAATACAAGTGCTTTAATGGTGAAGCTATTAGATGAAATAGGGGAAATGTGGCTATTTGACTGTGGCGAGGCAACACAGCATCAAATTTTACATACCTCGTTAAAACCACGGAAGGTAACGAAAGTTTTTATTACGCATTTACATGGTGATCATATTTTAGGCTTACCTGGCTTTTTAAGCTCGCGCTCCTTTCAAGGAGGAGATGAGTCTTTAACAATTTTTGGTCCAGCAGGCTTACAGCAATGGATTGAGCAAACATTGGCGTTATCCAACACTCATTTAACATATGCTGTGCATTTTGTAGAGGTGCAGGAGGGCATTATTTTTGAGGATGATTATTTTACGATTTACGCTAAGGAGCTGCGCCATGTTGTTCCATGCTATGGCTATCGTATTGAGCAAAAGGATTTACCAGGTGAATTATTAATAGAAAAAGCGCAGGCTCTCGGTATTCCGAAAGGTCCACTGCTTGGGCAGTTGAAGAAAGGGCAGCATATTGTGCTGGACAATGGCACTGTTATTCAAGCGAAGGATGTAACTGCTCCCCCTAAAAAGGGCTTTACGCTAACAATTTTAGGAGATACAAAATATTGTCAAGAAGCTGTGCAATTAGCAATGAATGCTGATATTGTTGTACATGAAGCAACCTTTGATGGCACAATGACAGACCTCGCAACAAAATATGGGCATGCAACAAATACAGAGGCAGCCAAAGTTGCACAGCAAGCAGGAGCAAGCTATTTACTATTAAATCATTTGAGCGCTCGCTTTCTTCCACAAGATTTACCTCAGTTTTTAGCACAAGCCCAGCATGTTTTCCCACAAACACTATTAACCGCCGATCATACAACCTTTACTTGGCACAACAATCAATTACTTTAG